In the Glycine max cultivar Williams 82 chromosome 6, Glycine_max_v4.0, whole genome shotgun sequence genome, ACTAGTCAACACGTGTATATGTTTACATCGATAAAATAATTCTTcacaaaagacaaaaatataattgtatCTCTGTAGCAACGGCCAAAATAACGTCAATGTTCCTCGTGCAACTTATGATAAAGAAACAGTGTaccaaaaagaaatatatgGATCAAAATCCAAGTGGGATTATAATGGTGTGGGAGAAACTAATAAAACAAAGGGGGTATGAGTTGTAAAGATTAGGCTGGGGGGACATTGCATTAACATTAACATATCTCTGATAATATTTAGATGAATCTAGATTGGTTTAGCAATTATTTGTATTAGTTTAAGATGAGAATCCTCGTGTctccattatatatatatatatatatattgatcaaTAGCCAAGGAAGGATAGCAAAGTTGCCCATTCAATTCAATTGCAAATATATTCAACAACTTCCTCCTCTTGTCTAATTGAGGAAATTAAAATGTCAGCCTCTTCATGGAACAACAAATTCCACAACCATGCTCGTTCTAATAGTTTGCCCTCTAAGCCACACCCTCTCATCCTACAATGCAATGAACACTTAGCTAGATTAGGGGCCAACGATACCATCTCTTCTTCATTGTTAAGGCAAAATCTAAGTAGCCTTCTTGATTTGCAAGAGTGCATTGAAAAGTTGGTTCAACTACCCTTAACTCAAGAAGCACTTCTTCAAGAACGCCAAGAGAAATGGGTGGATGATCTCTTGGATGGATCTCTAAGGCTCCTTGATGCTTGTACCGCAACCAAAGATGCCTTACTTCACACCAAGGAGTGCACTCGTGAGCTTCAATCAACtattagaagaagaagaggtggtGAAGTGGAACTCGCGGTAGAGGTTAAGAAATTCTTGACCTCAAGGAAGGTGGTGCGAAAGGCCATATTCAAAGCCTTGGAGAATCTGAAGGGTAATAATAATGCAAATAAGGGAAACCTTGCCATCACTAATTACAAAGACTACCAAACCATGGCATTGGTAAACTTGTTAAAAGAAGCTGAAGTGGTCACTTTTTCCATATTTGAGTCATTGCTGAATTTCTTTTCTGGGTCCACACAAGCAAAACGAATTAGCAGCTGGGCTTTGGTTTCAAAGCTGATGCACAACAAAAGGGTAGCTACAGGCTACGCACAAGGAGCAGATGAGAATGAGTTTGCAAAAGTGGATGCTGCATTGCAGTTATTTGCCTTTAACATGTCAACCAAGTCAAATGATGATATCAGTGATTTGCAAAAGAAGCTAGAGAACTTGGGGACTTGCATACAAGATCTTGAAGAAGGACTTGAGTCACTGTTTAGGCGTTTGATTAAAATCAGAGTTGCACTTCTCAACATCCTTAATCACTAGCTGAAGAATCTAAACTGGAGAGGTCAAATTTTTGTAATGGCATAGATATTATTGTCTTGGGTACAATTGTAGATATTAACGTACTTGTTATGTTCatgatttgataaatatatcacTCAATATATTGTTCATATATATTACACATCTGCTTGATTTCTTCCAGAGTTCATGACTTATTTGCATGGAATAAGTTTTCAAAAACTGATccactttctgttaagtttttgttttggCTCCCATGTCCATAACTGAGAAGTAGAACCAAATCAAATcacaaacatattaattttctattttatcatCAAATAAATCCCTAACTTTATTATGAACattaatttgcattttttttaagattgagATTACTTTTTATTTGTGATTTGTAATTTAGATCAAGTCATATGCATGATtaagtttaaagtttaaacaccttttttttttatacatttatgcATGATgagatttaaagtttaaacaccttttttttatacatttatgcATTTGACtttctatatatttattaattgttgTCCCTTAAATGAAACATTAGCCATTAAAAGACTTTATGTATTGGTTTGTAACTCTACTCTTATTTTAGTCagtgaaattttatttgtttattggcCAAACAAATAATGTTTTGCGacttaaaaaagacaaaaatctaaataacaatccaattcaaatcataaaaaataaaattagtttgtttcaaattattttcGAACCAACTCAAACTAAATTGCTGTGTTTTCTATGATCATAGTTCAAACTTAATTTGAGtcacattttcaaaatttcaaattttttcgtTTTGTCATTAATCTTTAACGGGTATATTTGTGTAGCTTGTTTATTTTTTGGCGGGGTGAATTTGACTACTGACCTCTCCACGTGGTACTGCATATATACCTTCCTTAACGAATTTCCCCTCACTGTATTTCAAGTGTCCTCTTCTTCTGCTGTGTTGGCTCATATCTATCAACCCTGTAGGGTTGAAAACTAACTTGtaagcattttaattattttttcttacattaattataaaaaaaaggaaattagtTTCACGTGCATATGATTCATAAAACGggataaaaaattatgcaaCATATAAAAGACGAATACTTATTTCTCTCTAATGGTACAAAGTATAACACATGCATTTCAACAATTTACGTGATATGATCAGGGAACACTACACACAGCATACACATCCCCATCCAGATATGAACAATCTTTGATGTCTGAAGATGCATAGATACCCCCACCCCCATTCTCAAGCCATATACAATTAAACATGTTCTGTTTAATGCTATTTATAAATAGAGCTGTTTTTCCTCCTGCAGACACAAGATGCACTTCCAACGTTCAATCCAATCACCTTGCCCTCTTGGAGTTCACAATTTGAGTTTTTATATCTTGGACCTGAAATGATGGAggagacataactcatctatgCAAGATATCATATTCATGTGATTCCcaacttaaaattgaaaattgagttGAGCAAACAATGCTGTGacagttttaaacaaaaatattcatttgCTATATATATCGACCAATGAACAGATATCAATTACAAAGTCCCGGAGTTCAGAacaaattcttttttcatttctagCCACCTTCATTTTCTGTGAAGAGAAAATGGCACCAGtagaaagaaacataaaaagctCTCGGCACAGTCGCAGTAACAGCTTGCACAGTGCACCACACCccattttatcacaagttgagGAGCATTTGCACAGATTAAAGgattctgaagccaccactTCATTGTCATcagcatcatcatcttcaataaGTCACAGACTCAATGACTTGAAGGATTTGCAAGAAAGTGCTGATAAGTTGCTCCAATTGACAATCTCCCAACAAGCATTGGCGCAAGAATGCAGCAGCAAACAGATTGATGAACTATTAGATGGGTCTCTGAGGCTCTTGGATATTTCTAGTACAGTTAAAGATTGTCTGCTGCAATCAAAGGAAAGCATGCGTAAACTCGTGTCAGATATTCGCAGGAGGAGAGATGCTGAAACTGGATTCACAATTGAGGGTGGAAAATACCTGACATGCAGGAAGAAGATGAAAAGGGCAATTGCGAAGGCCTTGAGAGACTTGAAAGAAATACAAAATGAGTTCAAAGTTTCTTCCTCAAACAAAGACAAGGAGACTTTTTCCATGCTCAACATCTTAAAAGAAGCAGAAAGGGTCACTATGAGCTCATTAGAATCTGTGTGTTAGGAAGTCCCACATTGTCTGTCTCAGTTCTTGAGGTACAGGTTATATATCTATTAGACAACTTCATTTAGTGTTTATTGGTTCTAAGTTGAACTATAACATGGTATCCTGTGGAGGCATGTTAGGAACCCACATCTAGGAAAAAAACTTGGTATCtaggaagaagatgaagaaaggGAATAagaaaagcttttgaaaatttgaaaggaATGAGAAATGAGTTCATAGTTTCTTCCTCAGAAAGGCAATGATACTGTGCCACTCTTAGTGTCTTAAAAGAAGAAGCAGTCACTGAACTTGTTGGaatctttgttgttgtttatttgACCCGGGCTATCAAAGAAGAGCAGACGGTCAACAATCTCAAAGCTGCAGCTTAAAACAGTAGCTTGTGATTCTCAATAATCACATACAAATAAATTTGAAGGCAATACAATGTAAGAACACGTATATTACTTGCTGAGTTGAACCTATGGATCTGCCAATGGCATCCtgtgaatatatattttgtctGTTGGAGCATAAGGAATCTCCtcctaaacaaatatcaatgaGGCTAACTAATCAAGATTTGGATGTAGACATAATTACATAAATGTTAGAACAGTGTGTCTCCCAAGGAAACTATCCAACTCAGTATTTTGTCTCAACTTGCTCTCTCACTTGCATGATTATACGATTTTCAATGCAAATGCCTCACGTAAAACGTGCTTTAAccttaaacaaatatcaatgaGGCTAACTAATCAAGATTTGGATGTAGACATAATTACATAAATGTTAGAACTGTGTTTCCCCCAAGGAAGCTATCCAACTCTCATTTTGTCTCAACTTGCACGATTATGACATTTTCAAATGCAAATGCCTCACCTAAAACGTGTTTCAATCTTAAATTTAACTTATCTGCACGTGTGGACTGCTGTATTAATGTTAAAACCACGTTTGCAGTGCCTCTCTTGGAGGAACAAGAATATCGTCGCATCACTCGTTCCATATGACATTTAACctacatattattattaatataagttcAATCTCCTTGGGCAGCCGCCCCTGTTTTCTGTAATgagtatatttatataatttcttaCAAGAGTATGAAGATGCAATACCCGTGTACTTAATTGAAACAGATCACAATAAGTGAAGTCAAACCCAAGCTTGTTTTCGTacattgttttccttttttttctttatcttttttttttttgttagaaatataCAATTGATGGTGTGTTTCAGTTTCTGTAGGTTATTCATCTTAAAAGAGAGAGCATGCATAAAAATTGTTCACTGTAGATAAATAAGAGAGTATAAAAAGTGTTCGCGAGCTCCACCTCTCATGCCCATGGGACACACTGCCTAGCTTTTATGCATCGACTCACCCGTTGGAAAATTGAGGAGGGTAAACACTACGTTTGAGTTGGTCATCATGTCAAACCATCGATTATCTTACTCTCCTGATTTGGTTAGAATGTCAAACCATGGGTCATCTTACTGGTATGAGTTAGTCACATTTTAAATCATCTGTTCTAATACCAATGTTGCAAAACCAAGAGAATAAATACCAGAAAAGATTTTTACTAATGGACTATGAACAATCATACAAGTGAATTTAATAACACACTTTAGTTCAAAAccttaaaacttaaatttatgaatttttccTTCACTTATATGTGTTTAACTTTTTCATTCTGTGAGATTTCTTAATCTCACTTATACGTGTTCAACTTTAATCCAAAAAGTCACGAgggtttaaattatttttttgcagtaaaaaaaaaaagtcaccaGGATTATGTATTGGTGAGGGTCTTTGGTAGTTTACACTTTACATGAAGTTACAAGAGTTCATTAATCATTACTACCGGACTTCGGTAGTTTACATAAAGTCATAAGTTCATTACCATCActgtaccaaaaataaaaaaagcagaTAAATTTGCGCCACTAACCCGtgcaagaattttttttctctcataattTTATCTCTGTTACTAATTTACACATGGAGGGCGAActcttgttggtcatgggttcgaatccggaaacagcctctttgcatatgcaggggtaaggctgcgtacaacatccctcccccatacctttgAATAAGGAAGAGCCTCTGAGCAATAGGGTACGAAGTCTTTTTACTAATTTACACATGaagtctttatatttttagcTTGACAGCTGGGATACCTGTTCAAATTGACTTCGAATCACATGTGGGTTCAATGTTGATTTGcaaagttttttattattatttagtaatAATTTTCAGTTTTCTAGTCGTCAGACTTTACGCCTTCTCTCTGaccattcatttaattttccttcTTGTATAGATGATGAAGGCTGCTCAAATCGTTGTagttttgaaatgaaaaaagtttgtttaaccttttcttttctttcacttaTTTTAGAGGTTATTTTAGAGGTgaacatttgaaagaataataaaaggaaactgAGAGATGAGATTTGGAGTGTACTCGAGAATATGAAAAAAAGACAGATGATGAAATAACTATAATATGATCCTTAATTAACACGTTCTGCCGGATAAATAGAACTTCATTCACATTAATGTACAATTAGGATACATTATTTGTGATACCCTCAATCCTTCCACACATATAAACAagtaaaacatatataaaaatacacataaataaataaatccacatggataaaaggttcacattcacttcactattatcaaataaaatttattaaaagtataTTCGGCTCAGAACAAGGtcatcaaagtttacaaaagaaattttattaaattagtgaagtaaaataaaataaaataacatcatgcaattaaaataaaaacgtatccttaatgtcacatcctatcagagcattgtg is a window encoding:
- the LOC100807231 gene encoding uncharacterized protein gives rise to the protein MSASSWNNKFHNHARSNSLPSKPHPLILQCNEHLARLGANDTISSSLLRQNLSSLLDLQECIEKLVQLPLTQEALLQERQEKWVDDLLDGSLRLLDACTATKDALLHTKECTRELQSTIRRRRGGEVELAVEVKKFLTSRKVVRKAIFKALENLKGNNNANKGNLAITNYKDYQTMALVNLLKEAEVVTFSIFESLLNFFSGSTQAKRISSWALVSKLMHNKRVATGYAQGADENEFAKVDAALQLFAFNMSTKSNDDISDLQKKLENLGTCIQDLEEGLESLFRRLIKIRVALLNILNH
- the LOC100817737 gene encoding uncharacterized protein is translated as MAPVERNIKSSRHSRSNSLHSAPHPILSQVEEHLHRLKDSEATTSLSSASSSSISHRLNDLKDLQESADKLLQLTISQQALAQECSSKQIDELLDGSLRLLDISSTVKDCLLQSKESMRKLVSDIRRRRDAETGFTIEGGKYLTCRKKMKRAIAKALRDLKEIQNEFKVSSSNKDKETFSMLNILKEAERVTMSSLESVC